Within the Miscanthus floridulus cultivar M001 chromosome 17, ASM1932011v1, whole genome shotgun sequence genome, the region AGCGTCGACGTCACCCTCAAGAAAAAGGCGGAAAAAAGCCAGAAGAATCCGCTGGCTGCGATTGGGATCATCCGCGCGCACCACCAGTCCAGGTTCAGCAGCGTCAGTTCCATGCGGGGCCCACCCGCGTCCGCTACCGCCCGCTCGCTTCTTCATTTTTCTGCGTCCCTCCGTCCACTGGTGGGGTCAACGTCAACCTACCCGGGGGCCCCACGCGCCCCCGGTGTTTGATCCGCGCCGTCCGTTGGGCGGCTGACCCAACTGCCCACCCCGCCGCGCCGTCCGTTTCCACGCCGGCTATATAAAGCGCCCCGTCCCCCGCATCCCGCTTCCCCGTCTCGCCGCCACCACCTCACCTCCTCTTCGCTTCCCGTTCGATTCGAACCAGAGCCCAGCCTCGCCGCGCGCTCGCCTGCTCCCGCACCGGAGAATTCACAGGACTCTGGACCGACCGACCCCCGATGGCGGTGGTGCTGCGGTTCCCTGGAGTCACGCGGGAGTCTCTGGACGCGCCCGTGGCCGCCTCCAAGCTCGGGAGGGAGCGGTACTCGGTCTGCGCGAGCGCGAGGCTGGGAGCGCAATGCTGGAGGCGAAGGAGGGGTCTGGCGGTGCGCTGCGAGACGGGCGCCGCCCCGGCTGTCCTCAGGACGGAGGAGGCCGCGGCGGGGGCGGCGGGAAGGAATGCCCAGGCGGGGTTCACCGTCGTCATGAAGTTCGGCGGCTCCTCGCTCGCGTCGGCCGAGCGGATGCGGGAGGTGGCCGACCTCATCCTTAGCTTCCCCGACGAGACGCCCGTCGTCGTCCTCTCCGCCATGGGGAAGACCACCAATAACCTCCTCCTGGTACTGCCCATTTCTAGCTCTCGGCCTCGGTGGCCGGCCGTCGGATTGTTTGGCTTGTAGTGCTAGCTAAAAAGCTAAATGCGCGTGCCTGTTCCGTTGATTGTTTAGGCCGGAGAGAAGGCGGTGAGCTGCGGCGCTCCCAAGGCGTCCGAAATCCCTGAGCTCGCCGTCATCAAGGACCTGCATGTAAGGTGTGTCTCGCTTTGCTTTTTGGCTGCCTTTGATTGATCGTGTTGCCATGTGCTCGAGCATCTGGACCTGACCATGCGTTGTTTTGTTCCCACCAGGACGGTTGATGAGCTCGGGTTAGATAGGTCAATTGTTTCAGGTATGTTATTGTTTCCTCCACTCTGCTCGGTACGCCTCAGCTATTCCTCTTGCTCTATCAGGAATGTTTTCGTTAGCCATACAAAGGGACATCGTTCTTTTTGATGTGCAAAAGTTTTCTCCGCTTTGTCTGAATAATAATTCCTGGTGGAAGTTGAACGCGCATCACATGATTTTCTTTTAATTTGTGTATGTATGGTGGTGAAAGGCCTTGCAGTCACTGTCACTCTGTCAGCAATACAAACCATTTTCCGCATGCACCTTGCCACCAGCCGCCGTTCTATTGTGTGCACAACAGGGACACTCTGTTTATCTTATAGCAGCTCAATTTACCTTCTCGGTTTAACTATTTGCCAGTCCTCGCACTTGTTAAGTAATTTATTGCTATGCTACCAGTCTATATACCTGTTACTTTAGCCAGCAAAGCAGAAATGACAGAGTGGATGCTAAGCTGTAATACCACTGTGAACTGTGACAACTTATGCTTTAGTAGTTTAACTGCCGTCCATAATTGTGTTACTTTTTCTTTGGCTAATTCTCCTTTTAGCACTTATTTATCTTCCGATCAAAGTATCTTTCAGTTTCAGAAGCACTACTCAAACATTGCCTCCGTCAATGTTTTATTTCAACAGGTTTATTGGATGAATTGGAGCAACTTCTTAAAGGAGTTGCTATGATGAAAGAGCTGACTCTGAGGACAAGAGATTATCTTGTTTCCTTTGGTGAATGTATGTCTACAAGAATATTTGCTGCATATTTGCATAAACTTGGTAAAAAGGCACGGCAGGTGAGTCAAATGCTATGCTTCTATACGCACATACTATTATTTAATGTTTATTATTTTATCTGTTGGAAgcagatagttttttttttcccaaGGTCATTTAGCACAAGCAACACATAAGGGTTACCTAGAATTAAATTTTGAACTGAAAGTTTGGATTCTAGTCAAATAATCAATTCCAACCTGTGGTAGAATAAGTGAGAATGCAACTAGTCCACAGAAGATGGTCTCCTATGTCTGGAACCTGGATAGTGCCAAAACATGTACTCCGCCCACCGGCCACTCCGGGAAGAAAAGTAGTCTTTGTTTAACCTAACTTTCTTGGACTAAGGAGGGAAGTCAGCTTTTGATCCAAACAAGGGCACAGTTAAGAGTAAATATGCCCCTCGTATTTAATAGCACACTTAAATCTGTCCTGGCATATTACTGCATGTGGGTGCCTTCAATTTTTGGGCAATATTTCTTATTAATATTACACATAAACCATCTCTTCATGGTGCTAAGATCAGATGGATTCCCCTCTGTCTTTGACAAATAAAAACACCAACTTCAATCCAACAATATCATAAACTAATTGTTGTTGTTTTTGGCAGTATGATGCATTTGATATTGGCTTTATAACCACTGATGATTTCACAAATGCGGATATTCTTGAAGTCACTTATCCTGCTGTTGCGAAGAGGCTACATGGAGACTGGATGGATGACCCTGCTATTCCTATAGTCACTGGTTTTCTTGGGAAGGTATGTACTTCTACATTATTTCTGTTGATGGTGTCAAGTTTACTTTGTTTGGATTCGTAATGATGCGCGTCAATTTCAGGGATGTAAATCATGTGCTGTCACCACTTTAGGCAGGGGTGGTAGTGACTTGACAGCTACAACCATTGGCAAAGCCTTGGGACTAAGAGAAATTCaggtttgttttcattttttcagTGTTCCAGTTTCAGATCCTTAGATAATGCATATAAATATTTGTGCATGTTTCAGGTTTATTAGCATTTTACGAATCAATAAGTTGTTCAATGCTTTAGATCCTCAAATAATATTGTCGTTGCTATCTTTTTATGCTTTTGAATAATTTTTCCCTTGGTGTATCATGTTGGGTTTCATACTTTcatctctagcctaccccaacttgcttgtgaCTTACAGGCTCTGTTGTTAAAGACTTAAGTTGTTTCGTTCTTTTTGAAAACTAAAAGTCCCCTGTAACTCCGCTACTGTTTTTTTATAGGTCTGGAAGGATGTAGATGGTGTGTTGACGTGTGATCCTAATATTTATGCAAATGCTATACCCGTGCCCTACTTGACTTTTGATGAGGCTGCTGAGCTTGCCTACTTTGGGGCACAGGTATTTCATTGTTTTTAGTTATGATTTGTTGATCAAATAAAATGTTACCTGTTGCACCTCAGAACTTAATTTGTAAACCAGAAGATTAAGTTTAGTTTACATGGTCATTCTCGTTggcctttgtttttcctttttgtttttggtTTAGGAGGTCAGTTGTTTTGGCAGAAATTTTATAACAACCAATAAATTTGTTCTTATTATAACTTCTGGTACTTGTCTTTTGGTAGGTTTTGCATCCCCAATCAATGCGACCGGCTAGGGATGGTGATATACCAGTGAGAGTTAAGAACTCGTACAATCGTCATGCACCTGGTACTGTCATCACTAAATCCAGAGATATGAGCAAGGTTTGTTGTGTTAGTAGATTATGATTCTTTCCTGTGCAATATCTCATTACTGCTTTGCTGAGTTCCTTGAAATAGCCAGAGCTACATTATTTTTGCAGAGCATATTGACCAGCATTGTGTTGAAATCAAATGTTACCATGCTGGATATAGTGAGCACACGGATGCTTGGCCAGTACGGGTTTTTAGCAAAGGTACATGAAGCAACTGACGTGACtcatttgtttgtttgtttacATTATACCTTTTTGTTAGCTTGATCATATTTTTATGTACATGTGCAGGTCTTCTCAATATTTGAAGATTTGGGCATCTCTGTTGACGTTGTGGCTACTAGTGAAGTCAGCATCTCGTTAACTCTAGATCCATCAAAACTATGGAGCCGTGAATTGATCCAGCAGGTAAGCATCTGAGTGAGGAAATATTTTTAGTTCAACTTTCAGCAAACAAAGCCAGTAcctccaataacatccagttaccaaatGTTTCACTCTGCATGTGTTATCATCTCTGTTCAATG harbors:
- the LOC136516913 gene encoding aspartokinase 1, chloroplastic-like isoform X2: MAVVLRFPGVTRESLDAPVAASKLGRERYSVCASARLGAQCWRRRRGLAVRCETGAAPAVLRTEEAAAGAAGRNAQAGFTVVMKFGGSSLASAERMREVADLILSFPDETPVVVLSAMGKTTNNLLLAGEKAVSCGAPKASEIPELAVIKDLHVRTVDELGLDRSIVSGLLDELEQLLKGVAMMKELTLRTRDYLVSFGECMSTRIFAAYLHKLGKKARQYDAFDIGFITTDDFTNADILEVTYPAVAKRLHGDWMDDPAIPIVTGFLGKGCKSCAVTTLGRGGSDLTATTIGKALGLREIQVLHPQSMRPARDGDIPVRVKNSYNRHAPGTVITKSRDMSKSILTSIVLKSNVTMLDIVSTRMLGQYGFLAKVFSIFEDLGISVDVVATSEVSISLTLDPSKLWSRELIQQELDHVVEELEKFSVVHLLQRRSIISLIGNVQRSSLILEKAFNVLRRNGVNVQMISQGASKVNISLVVNDSEAKQCVQALHSAFFENGFLSEVEGADVPQNGASLNSNGAIYAN
- the LOC136516913 gene encoding aspartokinase 1, chloroplastic-like isoform X1, which encodes MAVVLRFPGVTRESLDAPVAASKLGRERYSVCASARLGAQCWRRRRGLAVRCETGAAPAVLRTEEAAAGAAGRNAQAGFTVVMKFGGSSLASAERMREVADLILSFPDETPVVVLSAMGKTTNNLLLAGEKAVSCGAPKASEIPELAVIKDLHVRTVDELGLDRSIVSGLLDELEQLLKGVAMMKELTLRTRDYLVSFGECMSTRIFAAYLHKLGKKARQYDAFDIGFITTDDFTNADILEVTYPAVAKRLHGDWMDDPAIPIVTGFLGKGCKSCAVTTLGRGGSDLTATTIGKALGLREIQVWKDVDGVLTCDPNIYANAIPVPYLTFDEAAELAYFGAQVLHPQSMRPARDGDIPVRVKNSYNRHAPGTVITKSRDMSKSILTSIVLKSNVTMLDIVSTRMLGQYGFLAKVFSIFEDLGISVDVVATSEVSISLTLDPSKLWSRELIQQELDHVVEELEKFSVVHLLQRRSIISLIGNVQRSSLILEKAFNVLRRNGVNVQMISQGASKVNISLVVNDSEAKQCVQALHSAFFENGFLSEVEGADVPQNGASLNSNGAIYAN